Proteins found in one Corynebacterium zhongnanshanii genomic segment:
- a CDS encoding peptide chain release factor 3: MNSPAVASEANRRRTFAVIAHPDAGKSTLTEALALHAHVINEAGAVHGKGNRKSTVSDWMEMEKDRGISIASSALQFEYAPEGHTGEPYMINLVDTPGHADFSEDTYRVLSAVDAAVMLIDGAKGLEPQTLKLFRVCKARGLPIVTVVNKWDRVGRTPLELVDEIVNEIQLQPTPLFWPVGEAGDFRGLARINDDGEAEEYIHFLRTAGGSTIAPEEHYTPEQAEEKEEEAWTTAAEEVELLAMDGALHDQELFLNCTTSPMIFASAMLNFGVHQILDTLCALAPKPSGRDSDPAVVEAAAGGNTAAVDEHREPSDEFSGVVFKVQAGMDRNHRDSLAFMRVVSGTFERGMQVTHAQSGRSFSTKYALTVFGRTRSTVDAAYPGDIVGLVNAGSLAPGDTIYAGKKVQFPPMPQFAPEHFRTLRAKSLGKYKQFRKALDQLASEGVVQILRNDARGDAAPVMAAVGPMQFEVMMARMDVEYNVETVAEPVPYSVARRTTPETAPELAKQRGVEIFTRTDGELIALFGDKWKLAFIEKEHPEFELFTLVAD, translated from the coding sequence ATGAATTCCCCCGCTGTTGCATCCGAGGCCAATCGCCGCCGCACCTTCGCTGTCATCGCCCACCCAGACGCCGGTAAGTCCACCCTCACCGAGGCGTTAGCTCTGCACGCCCACGTCATCAACGAGGCCGGCGCCGTGCACGGCAAGGGAAACCGCAAGTCCACGGTGTCCGACTGGATGGAGATGGAAAAGGACCGCGGTATTTCCATCGCGTCCTCGGCCCTCCAGTTCGAGTACGCCCCGGAGGGGCACACGGGCGAGCCGTACATGATCAACCTGGTGGATACCCCTGGTCACGCGGACTTTTCCGAGGACACGTACCGCGTGCTCTCCGCGGTGGATGCCGCCGTGATGCTCATCGACGGCGCGAAGGGCCTGGAGCCACAAACGCTCAAGCTCTTCCGCGTGTGCAAAGCCCGCGGCCTTCCCATCGTGACCGTGGTGAACAAATGGGACCGCGTGGGCCGCACCCCACTGGAGCTGGTGGATGAGATCGTCAACGAGATCCAGCTGCAGCCCACTCCCCTGTTCTGGCCCGTCGGCGAGGCCGGGGACTTCCGCGGCCTGGCCCGCATCAACGACGATGGCGAAGCCGAAGAATACATCCACTTCCTGCGCACCGCGGGCGGCTCCACCATCGCGCCCGAGGAGCACTACACCCCAGAGCAGGCAGAAGAGAAGGAAGAAGAGGCCTGGACCACCGCCGCCGAAGAGGTGGAGCTCCTGGCGATGGACGGGGCGCTGCACGACCAGGAGCTGTTCCTGAACTGCACCACCTCCCCCATGATCTTCGCCTCAGCGATGCTGAACTTCGGCGTGCACCAGATCCTGGACACCCTGTGCGCGCTGGCTCCGAAGCCCTCCGGCCGCGACTCGGACCCGGCCGTCGTAGAGGCCGCAGCCGGTGGCAACACCGCGGCCGTGGACGAGCACCGCGAACCGAGTGATGAGTTCTCCGGCGTGGTGTTCAAGGTGCAGGCCGGCATGGACCGCAACCACCGCGACTCTCTGGCATTCATGCGCGTGGTCTCCGGCACCTTCGAGCGCGGCATGCAGGTCACCCACGCCCAGTCCGGTCGCTCCTTCTCCACGAAGTACGCCCTGACCGTGTTCGGCCGCACGCGCTCCACCGTGGACGCGGCCTACCCGGGCGACATCGTGGGACTGGTGAACGCGGGCTCCCTGGCTCCGGGCGACACCATCTACGCGGGCAAGAAGGTCCAGTTCCCACCGATGCCTCAGTTCGCCCCCGAGCACTTCCGCACCCTGCGCGCCAAGTCCCTGGGCAAGTACAAGCAGTTCCGCAAGGCCCTGGACCAGTTGGCCAGCGAGGGCGTGGTCCAGATCCTGCGCAATGACGCCCGTGGCGACGCCGCCCCCGTCATGGCCGCCGTGGGCCCCATGCAGTTCGAGGTGATGATGGCTCGCATGGATGTGGAATACAACGTGGAGACCGTGGCTGAGCCGGTTCCGTACTCGGTGGCTCGCCGCACCACCCCGGAGACCGCCCCGGAGCTGGCCAAGCAACGCGGTGTGGAGATCTTCACGCGCACCGACGGCGAGCTGATCGCGCTGTTCGGCGATAAGTGGAAGCTGGCGTTCATTGAAAAGGAGCACCCGGAGTTCGAGCTGTTCACGCTAGTCGCGGACTAA
- a CDS encoding MMPL family transporter translates to MAQFLYRLGRSAYAHKWRFLAAWLILIIGVGTAAATLQKPTDDNFTIPGLESVDTMERLQEEFPNAQGQSLDAPTGTLVVRAPDGKTLADESVASTVNHLLEQLKTKDYLANTDELVSPVMAAQGMTQQLTEAKKAQGMPEEQIAQDIAALSPLSKDQRIGTISVTFNADSSADVPLADKEDFAATVEANQGALTAGWSGNAFQNAEMDMTSELIGLAVAAIVLIATFGAFVAAGLPLVTAVIGVAMGTGLVFASTAFIDSVSSMTPTLASMIGLAVGIDYALFILARFRNELVAHVGGQDLSPKELAAKLKTIPAATRAHLAGLAVGKAGSAVVFAGLTVLIALSALSIIGIPFLTTMALSAAVTVALAVIISVSLLPAIMSLLGTKLFAGRAPIVKAPDPENEAPTMGLKWVRMIRARPWIFAIASVALLAVLAIPATNLRLAMPTDGTMTKGSPNRVAYEMTEEGFGAGRNAPMIALVEYGDAEQAQAKQAVLTKALETFQSTDGIANAQLAATNGDPKNPQDLGTAAQIMITPKYGATDERAADVLDNLRAHEASFETKTGGTFAITGITPMFEDISQQLQDALIPYISIVLVLAFLLLMVVFRSIWVPLLAALGFGLSVAATFGVTVGLWQEGMLGLINDPQPLVSFLPIMLIGIVFGLAMDYQVFLVTRMREGWAHGKTAENATANGFKHGARVVTAAALIMISVFAAFTTLDQPFIKVMGFALAVAVFFDAFIVRMVLIPATMFLLGERAWAIPRWLDKIIPSVDVEGESLQGLSESDAQPATPAARPES, encoded by the coding sequence ATGGCACAGTTCCTCTACCGCCTCGGCAGAAGCGCCTACGCACATAAATGGCGCTTCCTGGCCGCGTGGCTGATCCTCATCATTGGAGTCGGCACCGCTGCGGCCACACTCCAGAAACCCACCGACGACAACTTCACCATCCCCGGCCTGGAATCCGTGGACACCATGGAACGCCTGCAAGAGGAGTTCCCGAACGCCCAAGGGCAATCCCTGGACGCGCCCACCGGCACGCTGGTGGTGCGCGCCCCCGACGGCAAAACCCTGGCCGATGAGTCCGTGGCCAGCACCGTGAACCACCTGCTGGAACAGCTGAAAACCAAGGACTACCTGGCCAACACAGACGAGCTAGTCTCCCCCGTCATGGCCGCCCAGGGCATGACGCAACAGCTGACCGAAGCCAAAAAAGCCCAAGGGATGCCGGAGGAGCAGATCGCCCAGGACATCGCGGCGCTGTCCCCGCTCTCCAAAGACCAGCGCATCGGCACCATCTCCGTGACGTTCAACGCGGACAGCAGCGCGGACGTGCCACTGGCGGATAAGGAAGACTTCGCCGCCACCGTGGAGGCGAACCAGGGCGCCCTCACCGCGGGTTGGTCCGGCAACGCCTTCCAGAACGCAGAGATGGACATGACCTCCGAGCTGATCGGTCTGGCCGTGGCGGCCATCGTGCTGATCGCCACGTTCGGCGCGTTCGTGGCCGCGGGGCTGCCGCTCGTCACTGCGGTGATCGGCGTGGCGATGGGCACGGGACTGGTGTTCGCCTCCACCGCGTTCATCGACAGCGTATCCTCCATGACCCCCACCCTGGCCTCCATGATCGGCCTGGCCGTGGGCATCGACTACGCCCTGTTCATCCTGGCGCGCTTCCGCAACGAGCTGGTCGCGCACGTGGGCGGGCAGGACTTGAGCCCGAAGGAGCTGGCCGCCAAGCTGAAAACCATCCCCGCGGCCACCCGCGCGCACCTGGCCGGCCTGGCCGTGGGCAAGGCAGGCTCCGCGGTGGTGTTCGCCGGTCTAACCGTGCTGATCGCGCTGTCCGCGCTGTCCATCATCGGCATCCCGTTCCTGACCACCATGGCGCTGTCCGCCGCGGTGACCGTGGCGCTGGCCGTGATCATCTCCGTGTCCCTGCTGCCAGCCATCATGAGCTTGCTAGGCACGAAGCTGTTCGCGGGACGCGCGCCGATCGTGAAGGCACCGGACCCGGAGAACGAAGCGCCCACCATGGGCTTGAAGTGGGTGCGTATGATCCGCGCACGCCCCTGGATCTTCGCCATCGCCTCCGTGGCTCTGCTGGCCGTGCTAGCCATCCCCGCCACGAACCTGCGCTTGGCCATGCCCACCGACGGCACCATGACCAAGGGCTCCCCGAACCGCGTGGCCTACGAGATGACCGAAGAGGGCTTCGGCGCCGGACGCAACGCGCCGATGATCGCGCTGGTGGAGTACGGAGACGCCGAGCAGGCCCAAGCCAAACAAGCCGTCCTCACCAAGGCCCTGGAAACCTTCCAGTCCACCGACGGCATCGCCAACGCCCAACTAGCCGCCACCAACGGCGACCCCAAGAACCCCCAGGACCTGGGCACCGCCGCGCAGATCATGATCACCCCGAAGTACGGCGCTACCGACGAGCGCGCCGCCGACGTCCTGGACAACCTCCGCGCCCACGAGGCCTCCTTCGAAACAAAAACCGGCGGCACCTTCGCCATCACCGGCATCACGCCAATGTTCGAGGACATCTCCCAGCAGCTGCAGGACGCTCTGATCCCGTACATCTCCATCGTGCTGGTCCTAGCCTTCCTGCTGCTCATGGTTGTGTTCCGCTCCATCTGGGTCCCACTGCTGGCAGCCCTGGGCTTCGGCCTGTCCGTCGCCGCGACCTTCGGCGTGACCGTGGGCCTGTGGCAAGAGGGCATGCTGGGGCTGATCAACGATCCTCAGCCGCTCGTCTCCTTCCTGCCCATCATGCTGATCGGCATTGTCTTCGGCCTGGCGATGGACTACCAGGTGTTCCTGGTAACCCGCATGCGCGAGGGCTGGGCGCACGGCAAGACCGCCGAAAACGCCACCGCCAACGGCTTCAAGCACGGCGCCCGCGTGGTCACCGCCGCAGCGCTCATCATGATCAGCGTGTTCGCCGCGTTCACCACCCTGGACCAGCCGTTCATCAAGGTGATGGGATTTGCGCTGGCTGTGGCCGTGTTCTTCGACGCCTTCATCGTCCGCATGGTCCTCATCCCCGCCACCATGTTCCTGCTGGGTGAGCGCGCCTGGGCGATCCCCCGCTGGCTGGATAAAATCATTCCATCCGTGGACGTGGAAGGTGAGTCCCTGCAGGGATTATCTGAATCCGACGCCCAGCCTGCCACCCCCGCAGCCCGCCCTGAAAGCTAA
- the pth gene encoding aminoacyl-tRNA hydrolase — translation MSPAAQQKKNPRQGKAGSTANQGKSAGQASSGNESSSSGPWLVIGLGNPGDKYAGTRHNIGRMALDEIADRQIPAANFSTNKRANADVAQITQPPLPTLILARPRTFMNLSGGPTKALANFYKVPAERIIVVHDELELDSGHVTLRQGGGDKGHNGLKDISKALGTKDYWRVSCGIGRPPGRMDPAAYVLKPFPRGDAADVAIMCADAADHIERLIRGL, via the coding sequence ATGAGCCCTGCAGCACAGCAGAAAAAGAATCCCCGCCAAGGGAAGGCTGGGAGCACAGCGAACCAAGGGAAGTCGGCCGGCCAAGCGAGCTCGGGAAATGAGTCCAGCTCCTCGGGCCCATGGCTGGTGATTGGCCTCGGGAACCCCGGCGACAAGTATGCGGGCACGCGCCACAACATTGGCCGGATGGCTCTGGACGAGATCGCAGATCGCCAGATCCCTGCAGCGAACTTCTCCACTAACAAGCGCGCCAACGCGGACGTCGCGCAGATCACCCAGCCTCCCCTGCCCACCCTGATCCTGGCGCGACCTCGCACCTTCATGAACTTGAGCGGCGGCCCCACGAAGGCTCTGGCCAACTTCTACAAGGTTCCTGCCGAGCGCATCATCGTGGTTCACGACGAGCTGGAACTGGACTCCGGCCACGTCACCCTGCGCCAGGGCGGTGGCGATAAGGGACACAATGGCCTGAAAGACATCTCCAAGGCCTTGGGTACCAAGGACTATTGGCGCGTGAGCTGCGGCATCGGACGCCCTCCGGGCCGCATGGATCCCGCAGCCTACGTGCTCAAACCGTTTCCTCGCGGTGATGCTGCGGATGTGGCCATCATGTGCGCGGACGCCGCCGATCATATTGAACGCCTGATTCGTGGCCTCTAA
- a CDS encoding DEAD/DEAH box helicase codes for MSKFSEVLDQLRDNQPQGKYGIAFEKLMVNYFRTDPTLASEYDQVFRWTDWPYNGGRADTGIDLVARRAEDQSWTAIQCKFYQPTTSIQKSHLDSFFEASGHSFDTEEGTQHFAHRLVISTTDRWSANAEAALADQIIPTNRIGLASIAESPINWDVAFPGSEIQINLSKRETFSPRPHQQAAIDAAMKGFETHDRGKLIMACGTGKTFTALRLAEKIAQSNQGRARVLFLVPSIALLSQTLKEWTAQTQVDLRAYAVCSDTKVGKKAEDIASYDLEVPVSTTGADIAERMNQGGKRFKGLHVVFSTYQSLPAVHDAQAAGLDEFDVVICDEAHRTTGVTLDGGDASNFVRVHDADYIRAARRLYMTATPRLYDETVKSKAEQHSAEIASMDDEAIYGPEFHRLGFGEAVESGLLTDYKVLVMTVDEDVTAGAMAEMKDHSLNLSLASAMIGAWNGLAKRSGKEQGTKSGFEVDALPMRRSVAFAKDIKTSKEIANRYPALISAYQHSLQKAAALTDVSLLNVDLETSCQHVDGGMNAMERNGKISWLESDITGEQTRILTNARCLSEGVDVPALDAVIFFNPRNSMVDVVQSVGRVMRKSEGKDYGYIILPVAVPPNVSPSEALQDNARFKVVWQILNALRAHDDRFNATVNALALNDNNRDTLAIEVDHITDPRKQLDRLDQTPDSEPGNRQDLAEQIALFSLEKWQEAIYTKLVDKVGTRTYWEDWADDVASIAQAQITRITALVENASPKLRREFDAFVKGLRGNLNDSITDDEAISMLSQHLITAPVFNALFSDNDFATHNPVAQVMQRMADALADANLESETEPLEEFYATVRKRAQAVTSAAGKQQVIKDLYERFFQKAFKKQADALGIVYTPVEIVDFILRAANDLSLKHFGKGLTDEGVCILDPFAGTSTFMVRLLQSGLIRPEDIARKYAGELFATEIMLLAYYVSAVNIETTYNALRVEEAQRNGEPEPEYVPFGGIALADTFQIHEDGDILDLTVFKNNNERIKRQKAAPINVIIGNPPYSAGQSSANDLNANMKYPTLDGRIAQTYAAKSTATNKNSLYDSYLRAFRWATDRIQTQGIVAFVSNGGWIDANTGDGVRLSMAEDFTDVYVFNLRGNARTAGTQRQKEAGNVFGAGTRTNVTVTIGIKDPAKTGFELHYRDIGDYLSAEEKLSIVDNSTIDSIDWQTITPNEQGDWLNQRTADFATWPVIGEKKGDSTTFFSEFARGLETGRDSWVYSYSPSVVEEHVTLLGENYNLARNAFQDVERPHSGTKGEAIVNDFLKENPHFADTAKVKWSRSLRNSAYKNEPFEFVSTRIVPSLYRPFTSQYVYFDKLLNHERYQLPSMFPTPRHSNIGFYQVGMGSAVPFSVIATDLLPNLHVTGAGSGGQFFPRFTWAPAEGGDDGALFGQGIGTLGAGEASAYGEIGEVVDGYVRVDNITQEIKGLYREALGVDITGDDIFHYVYGKLHEPAYRETYAADLKKMLPHIETPATREEFDKFASAGAKFMALHVGYEDAEPWPLTVDVRGDEDDRETWRVTKMAWAKKKDPATGKSVNDVTALKYNKRVTISDIPEEADRYMLGARSAVAWLIDRYQVKTDKASGIVNDPNDWADEVGNPRYIVDLVGKVVRVAVETVAIVGGLEDGVE; via the coding sequence ATGTCTAAGTTCTCTGAGGTCCTTGACCAGCTCCGTGACAACCAGCCCCAAGGCAAGTACGGTATTGCCTTTGAGAAGTTGATGGTCAATTACTTCAGAACGGACCCCACGCTCGCGTCTGAGTATGACCAGGTGTTCCGGTGGACGGATTGGCCGTATAACGGCGGCCGCGCGGATACCGGCATTGATCTGGTAGCCCGCCGCGCCGAGGACCAGTCCTGGACGGCGATCCAGTGCAAGTTCTACCAACCGACCACCTCTATCCAGAAGTCCCACCTGGATTCCTTCTTCGAAGCCTCCGGCCACTCCTTCGATACCGAGGAAGGCACCCAGCATTTCGCGCACCGTCTGGTGATTTCCACAACGGATCGCTGGTCGGCCAACGCTGAAGCCGCACTGGCTGATCAGATCATTCCTACCAATCGCATTGGGCTGGCTTCTATTGCGGAGTCTCCCATTAACTGGGATGTGGCCTTCCCCGGCTCCGAGATCCAGATCAATCTCTCGAAGCGGGAAACATTTAGCCCTCGCCCGCATCAGCAGGCCGCGATTGATGCCGCAATGAAAGGTTTTGAGACCCATGACCGCGGCAAGCTGATTATGGCCTGTGGTACGGGCAAGACCTTCACCGCGCTGCGGTTGGCGGAGAAGATCGCGCAGTCGAATCAGGGCCGTGCCCGTGTGCTGTTCCTCGTGCCGTCTATCGCGTTGCTATCCCAAACACTCAAGGAGTGGACTGCCCAGACCCAGGTGGACCTTCGTGCCTATGCGGTGTGTTCGGATACGAAGGTAGGCAAGAAGGCCGAGGATATTGCCTCCTATGACCTGGAAGTCCCGGTGTCCACCACAGGTGCTGATATTGCCGAGCGCATGAACCAGGGCGGGAAGCGCTTTAAGGGGCTGCATGTGGTGTTTTCCACCTACCAGTCCCTGCCCGCGGTCCATGACGCCCAAGCTGCTGGCCTGGATGAGTTTGATGTGGTGATTTGTGATGAGGCGCACCGCACCACGGGTGTGACCCTAGATGGTGGGGATGCGTCGAACTTTGTGCGTGTTCACGACGCTGACTACATCCGGGCGGCGCGGCGACTGTATATGACTGCGACGCCACGGTTGTACGACGAGACGGTGAAGTCGAAGGCGGAGCAGCATTCGGCGGAGATTGCGTCGATGGATGATGAAGCCATCTATGGTCCTGAGTTCCACCGCCTGGGCTTTGGCGAGGCCGTGGAGTCTGGTCTGCTGACTGATTACAAGGTGTTGGTGATGACGGTGGATGAGGACGTCACCGCCGGGGCCATGGCAGAGATGAAAGACCACAGCCTCAACCTCTCACTGGCCTCAGCCATGATTGGGGCATGGAATGGCCTGGCCAAGCGTTCAGGCAAAGAACAAGGCACCAAATCTGGGTTTGAGGTAGACGCGCTACCGATGCGACGCAGTGTGGCCTTTGCCAAGGACATCAAGACCTCGAAGGAGATCGCCAACCGTTATCCAGCGTTGATCAGTGCTTATCAGCATTCTCTGCAGAAGGCGGCGGCTCTGACCGACGTCAGCTTGCTCAATGTTGACTTGGAGACGTCCTGTCAGCATGTTGACGGTGGGATGAACGCCATGGAGCGCAATGGAAAAATCTCCTGGCTCGAATCCGACATCACCGGTGAACAAACCCGCATCCTGACCAACGCCCGCTGCCTATCCGAAGGCGTAGACGTCCCAGCACTAGATGCAGTCATCTTCTTCAACCCCCGTAATTCCATGGTCGATGTGGTCCAGTCTGTGGGGCGTGTGATGCGCAAGTCTGAAGGCAAGGACTACGGTTACATTATTTTGCCGGTGGCTGTGCCGCCGAACGTCTCCCCCTCAGAAGCACTGCAAGATAATGCACGGTTTAAAGTGGTCTGGCAGATCCTCAACGCCCTGCGCGCCCATGATGACCGTTTTAACGCCACGGTGAATGCTCTTGCGCTGAATGATAATAATCGGGACACTCTCGCCATTGAGGTTGACCACATCACCGACCCGCGTAAGCAGCTAGACCGGTTAGACCAGACTCCGGATAGTGAACCAGGTAATCGTCAGGACTTGGCCGAGCAGATCGCCCTGTTCTCGTTGGAGAAGTGGCAGGAGGCTATCTACACCAAGCTGGTGGACAAGGTCGGCACCCGCACGTACTGGGAGGATTGGGCTGATGATGTCGCCTCCATCGCCCAGGCCCAAATCACCCGCATTACCGCCCTGGTGGAGAACGCTTCCCCGAAGCTTCGTCGTGAGTTTGATGCGTTTGTGAAGGGGCTTCGGGGTAATTTGAATGATTCGATTACTGATGATGAAGCCATCAGCATGCTCTCCCAGCATTTGATTACTGCACCGGTGTTCAACGCGCTGTTTAGTGATAATGACTTTGCCACGCATAACCCGGTGGCTCAGGTGATGCAACGCATGGCTGATGCCCTGGCGGATGCGAACTTGGAGTCTGAGACCGAGCCGTTGGAGGAGTTTTATGCCACGGTACGCAAACGCGCCCAGGCGGTGACGAGTGCTGCGGGTAAGCAGCAGGTGATTAAGGACCTGTATGAGCGGTTTTTCCAGAAGGCGTTTAAGAAGCAGGCCGATGCCCTCGGCATTGTCTACACCCCTGTCGAAATCGTCGACTTCATCCTGCGCGCCGCCAACGACCTATCCCTCAAGCACTTTGGCAAAGGCTTGACCGATGAGGGCGTGTGCATCCTCGACCCCTTTGCCGGGACATCAACGTTCATGGTGCGTTTGTTGCAGTCGGGGTTGATTCGGCCGGAGGACATTGCACGTAAGTATGCCGGGGAGTTATTCGCCACCGAGATTATGCTGCTGGCGTACTACGTCTCTGCCGTTAATATTGAGACTACCTATAACGCGTTGCGGGTGGAGGAAGCCCAGCGCAACGGTGAGCCCGAACCAGAATATGTACCCTTTGGTGGCATTGCCTTGGCGGATACGTTCCAGATTCATGAAGACGGTGACATTCTGGATCTGACGGTGTTTAAGAACAATAATGAGCGCATCAAGCGCCAAAAAGCCGCCCCCATCAACGTCATCATCGGCAACCCACCATATTCCGCGGGCCAGTCCAGTGCCAATGATCTGAACGCGAATATGAAGTACCCCACCCTGGATGGGCGCATTGCGCAGACGTATGCGGCGAAGTCCACCGCGACGAACAAGAACTCCCTCTACGATTCCTACCTGCGTGCGTTCCGCTGGGCTACTGACCGCATCCAAACCCAAGGAATCGTGGCCTTTGTATCCAACGGCGGGTGGATTGATGCTAACACCGGTGATGGTGTGCGCCTGTCCATGGCAGAAGACTTCACCGATGTCTATGTGTTCAATCTCCGCGGAAACGCTCGCACCGCAGGTACGCAACGTCAGAAGGAGGCCGGCAACGTTTTCGGAGCTGGAACTCGTACTAACGTTACGGTAACCATCGGCATTAAGGACCCTGCTAAGACCGGGTTTGAGCTGCACTACCGCGACATCGGTGACTATCTAAGCGCCGAGGAAAAGCTCAGCATCGTGGACAACTCCACCATTGACTCCATCGACTGGCAGACCATTACCCCGAATGAGCAGGGTGATTGGCTAAACCAACGCACCGCTGACTTCGCCACCTGGCCCGTCATCGGGGAGAAGAAGGGCGACTCCACTACATTCTTCTCTGAATTTGCTCGTGGACTAGAGACCGGTCGGGATAGCTGGGTCTATTCTTATTCTCCATCCGTCGTTGAAGAACACGTGACACTACTAGGCGAAAACTACAACCTCGCCCGTAATGCATTCCAGGATGTTGAGCGGCCACACAGCGGAACCAAGGGTGAGGCAATAGTCAACGATTTCCTCAAGGAAAACCCACATTTCGCTGATACAGCCAAGGTTAAGTGGAGCCGTTCGCTACGCAATTCGGCTTATAAGAACGAACCATTTGAATTTGTTTCCACGCGGATTGTTCCCAGCCTCTATCGCCCATTCACCTCACAATATGTCTACTTTGACAAGCTGCTCAACCACGAGCGTTACCAGCTGCCGTCGATGTTCCCGACTCCGCGGCACTCCAACATCGGGTTCTATCAGGTGGGAATGGGGTCTGCCGTACCGTTCTCCGTTATCGCAACGGACTTGCTGCCGAATCTCCACGTTACAGGTGCCGGATCTGGTGGCCAGTTCTTTCCGCGGTTCACCTGGGCTCCTGCCGAGGGTGGGGATGATGGTGCGTTGTTTGGGCAGGGCATCGGCACGCTAGGTGCAGGTGAGGCCAGTGCCTATGGTGAGATTGGTGAGGTGGTGGACGGCTACGTGCGCGTGGACAACATCACTCAGGAGATTAAGGGGCTGTACCGGGAAGCGCTCGGCGTCGATATTACTGGCGATGACATCTTTCATTACGTCTACGGCAAGCTGCATGAGCCGGCTTACCGGGAGACGTATGCGGCGGATTTGAAGAAGATGCTGCCGCACATTGAGACCCCGGCTACGCGTGAGGAGTTCGACAAGTTCGCGTCTGCGGGCGCCAAGTTCATGGCCCTGCATGTGGGATATGAAGATGCTGAGCCATGGCCGTTGACAGTGGATGTGCGCGGTGATGAGGACGACCGGGAGACCTGGCGCGTGACCAAGATGGCGTGGGCGAAGAAGAAAGATCCTGCCACCGGCAAGTCTGTCAATGATGTGACTGCGTTGAAGTACAACAAGCGGGTGACCATCAGTGATATTCCGGAGGAGGCGGACCGGTACATGCTTGGCGCGCGCTCGGCGGTGGCGTGGCTGATTGACCGTTACCAGGTCAAGACCGATAAGGCCTCCGGGATTGTCAACGACCCGAACGACTGGGCCGATGAGGTGGGCAACCCGCGCTACATCGTGGACCTGGTGGGCAAGGTCGTGCGCGTGGCGGTGGAGACCGTGGCGATTGTGGGTGGGTTGGAGGACGGCGTGGAGTAG
- the pth gene encoding aminoacyl-tRNA hydrolase, translated as MRLVSFFSSLFRRLRPSTDSSAEALSSGATSGAAGTDRAAAPKHPSQLTLEQLKDLKPEWVIIGLGNPGSKYAGTRHNIGYWPVDELLQEHGAQWIPLHGVPAQVAPVTMASGKASSRFSETPGAKSGNADEKSTERAGEKPATSVLLVRSTTYMNDSGKAVGPIAKTLDLPSERVIVLHDELDIAAGQVRIKAKGGEGGHNGLRSMTEHLGTQLYVRVRIGIGRPPKGTPVIDYVLTAFEPRDTDPEHGWMDTALTDAADAARLIVAHGPDIARNDIHTRHKNS; from the coding sequence TTGAGACTCGTGAGTTTTTTCTCTTCTCTTTTCCGCCGCCTCCGCCCATCCACTGACTCTTCTGCTGAGGCATTAAGCAGTGGTGCGACCAGCGGTGCAGCCGGCACTGACCGCGCTGCTGCTCCGAAGCACCCCAGCCAGCTGACACTGGAACAGCTGAAGGACCTCAAGCCTGAGTGGGTCATCATCGGCCTGGGCAACCCCGGCTCCAAGTACGCCGGCACCCGCCACAATATCGGCTACTGGCCGGTCGACGAGCTGCTGCAGGAGCACGGCGCGCAGTGGATTCCGCTGCACGGCGTGCCCGCCCAGGTGGCGCCGGTGACGATGGCCTCCGGAAAAGCCAGCTCGAGGTTCAGCGAGACGCCCGGCGCGAAATCTGGCAACGCAGACGAGAAGAGCACTGAAAGAGCTGGCGAGAAGCCCGCTACCTCTGTGTTGCTGGTCCGCTCCACCACCTACATGAACGACTCTGGCAAGGCCGTGGGCCCCATTGCCAAGACACTGGATCTGCCCTCGGAACGGGTGATCGTCCTACACGACGAGCTGGACATCGCCGCTGGTCAGGTGCGCATCAAGGCCAAGGGCGGCGAGGGCGGACACAATGGTCTGCGCTCCATGACGGAGCACCTGGGTACTCAGCTCTACGTCCGCGTGCGCATCGGCATTGGCCGCCCACCGAAGGGCACCCCGGTGATTGACTATGTGCTGACCGCATTCGAGCCACGGGACACCGACCCCGAGCACGGCTGGATGGACACGGCCCTGACGGATGCGGCGGATGCCGCGCGCCTGATCGTGGCGCATGGCCCGGACATCGCGCGCAACGATATTCACACGCGACACAAGAACTCGTAG